The DNA region ACGGCTTGTAGCTAAACCGGAAGCGTTAAGGGTATGTAGATAGGCTGTTTTCTTATCATCTGCTTTACGATACTTCATATTACCTCGTCTTGCTTGATATTCACCTGCATTGGATGCAGAGCTGACTTCTTTATATACTTCCATACTGTCAATCCAGACTTCGATATCATAGGTTTTGATCATAGAAGCACTACAGTCACCTGCAGCTAACTTACTAAGCTGATAGTGTAGGCCTAATTTCTGAACTAGGCTTTCAGCTTTGCCTACTAATTCTTGTAATCCGGCTTCAGATTGGTCCGGTGTGGCAAATTGAAACATTTCTACTTTGTTAAATTGATGTCCGCGAATCATGCCACGTTCTTCAGATCTATAGCTACCGGCTTCTTTTCGGTAACAAGGTGTATAAGAAAAATATTTCTTTGGAAGATCTTCTTCACTTAATATTTCGCCACGGTGAAAATTGATAAGAGCTGTCTCAGCAGTAGGTAGTAGAAATTGAACATAACCTTTATTTTCTTGCTCTAACTTAAAGACATCATCTTCAAATTTTGGGAATTGCCCGGCTGTAAAACCGGATTCATAGGTCAATATATGGGGTGGAAGGATGAATTCATAGCCATCTTTTAGATGCTCACTAATAAAAAAGTTGAGAAGTGCCCATTCTAGGATAGCACCAGTTCCTTTATAGATCCAGAAGCCATTCCCGCCAAGTTTTGCACCGCGTTCATAGTCAATCAGTCCCAAAGACTCAGCAAGTTCAACATGGTCCTTTGGCTTGAAATCATAGGTTCTTTTTTCGCCAAATACATGAATGATTTCATTGTTCTCTTTATCACCAGAGACAACATCATCTGCAGGCATATTGGGTAAAGTAGAGACAAAAGTAAAAATCTTCCCGTCAATATCTTTAAGTCTTTCATCGGCTTTGGCAATTTCTTCTTTTAAAGAACTCATTTCCTCGATAATAGAAGAAACATCTTTGCCCTCTTTTTTAAGGACAGGCACTTCTTTTGAAGCAGCATTTCTCTTAGCTTTTAATACTTCAACAAAACCAATAATTTCTTTACGTTCCTTATCCCAGTTCATCAGTCCTGTAAAATCCACTTCATAATTTCTTTTGGCTAGAGCTTTTTTTACGACTTCTGGATTTGTCCTAATCAAATTGATATCTAACATTGTATTCATCCTTTCAAGTGCTTATTTATTATTTTAAAATCCTTGTACGCAAAACACGATATTTGTATATTTAACACTGGTTAAGGTGTCAAAACTAAGTTTCACTAAGTTCACATACAATATATAGATTACGTTGATACATTCATAACTATATATTCTATGCGAAAGTTCAACTATATAATTTTGACACCTTAACCAGTACTTAAACCATTTCTACTAATATTAAGGGAATGGCCGGTAAATGTCAAGAATTTGACAATATATAAATGCTTAAGGTCGTGTAAAAACAATACTTCTTTCATTGGATAGATTGGCGTTATAGTGATAACCTTCAAATGATACAGTTTTAAGCTGATGAGGTTGTGTAATTTGATTTTTAATCATTAAATCAAGCAATTGTCCCCTGGCTATTTTTGAGTAGGTGGCTATGTTCTTATATTCAGGATCCTTTTTTTCCATAAACTTAACGGTGATTTTATGAGAGGGTAGCATCTTGCCATATTCATTGGAAGATAGATCTATTAGGACTGTTTCATTCTTAAAGTAGTGGGCTAAAGGTTTCTCCCAGTATTTATAGAGTGAAGGTCGAATTAATGGCATTTTCATATCTAGGCGATAGGGTTTTATACCATCAAAAGGCTTTAAGGCACCATACATTGCAGAAAGAATCACCAAATGTTTTTCTAAATATTCAATCTGTTCATTATTATATGTATCTAGAGAGAGTTGTTTATATACAAGACCGGTATAAGTGCTTATGGCACAGTTGGGTGTGGCGATATCGAAATCTTTGATATTGCTATAGGTTTGTTCTAATAGGGTATTATCTATCCCCATGAGATGACTTAGGCTTTTTTTGGAAAGCTTTTTTAGCCTTTGATTAAGGTAAAGTGCTTCTTTATTAAATAAAGGCTCATGAACGGCACTTTTATGTATCTTGCTATAATTTTGTGTTTTACTTGGTGAGATGATAATCTTCATATTGGCCTCCATATCCGTAATGTTTTAAGGGATAATTCAAGTGTACTCGAATAATGACATTTGTCAATTGATAACAAATAAGATCTGTATAATTGTGATTGTATAACCAAGAACCCTATGCTATAATAATCAATTGATGTGAGAATGATGTAGTTGTCCTCATACTTGATGAAAATAGATGGTACCATCAGGAGACAAGAACCTTACTTTGGAAAGGAAGAATATTGTGGCAGATATCGAACAAAAAAACATTAGAAATTTTTCCATTATTGCCCATATAGATCACGGGAAATCAACCTTGGCAGATCGAATCATACAGAAAACCGGACTTTTAACCGATCGAGAAATGTCTGAGCAAGTATTGGATAACATGGATCTTGAGAGAGAACGGGGCATTACCATTAAAGCTCAAGCCGTTCGACTGGTATATAAAGCCAATAATGGTGAAGAGTATGTATTCAATCTGATTGATACACCGGGTCATGTGGACTTTAACTATGAAGTATCCAGGTCTTTGGCAGCTTGTGAAGGTGCCATTCTCGTTGTGGATGCCGCTCAAGGTATTGAGGCCCAAACCCTTGCCAATGTATATTTAGCCCTTGAACATGATCTAGAGATATTACCTGTCATCAACAAGATTGATTTGCCCAGTGCAGACCCTCAAAGAGTTATACAGGAAGTAGAAGATATAATAGGTCTTGAGGCAGCACATGCACCGTTGATATCTGCAAAAGAGGGCGTCAACATAGAAGAAGTTCTAGAAATGATTATCACCACAATTCCGGCGCCTACAGTGGTTTTGAATCAACCTCTTAGAGCACTTGTCTTTGATTCCAAATATGACCCCTACCGTGGTGTCATTATTTTCTGTAGAATCAAAGACGGTACGGTGAAAAAAGGCGATAAAATCAAGATGATGTCATCAGGAAAAACTTTTGATGTTATTGAAGTGGGTTATTTTGGTCCTGGTGTTTTTATACCTTGTGATGAACTTAAAGAAGGTTATGTAGGCTATATTAGTGCAGGTATTAAAGATGTTCAAGATACAAGGGTAGGCGATACAGTTACCAAGGTATCTAATCCTGCAAAAGAAGCACTACCCGGATATAAAAAAGTCAATTCTATGGTTTATTGTGGTATCTATCCGGTAGACGGGTCCAAATACCAAGACCTTAGAGATGCATTAGATAAACTCAAACTCAATGATGCAGCCCTTCATTTTGAACCTGAGACGTCATTGGCACTCGGGTTTGGATTTAGATGTGGTTTTCTTGGATTACTGCACTTGGAGATTATTCAAGAGCGCATCGAACGAGAATTTAACATGGATATTATAACAACGGCACCAAGTGTTATCTATAAAGTACATAAAACCGACGGGAAAATCATCGATCTTGCCAATCCAGCAGATATGCCGGATCTTTCAGTGGTAAGGATGATGGAAGAACCGATTGTAAAAGCGCAAATCATGGTACCTTCTGAGTATATCGGTTCCATTATGGAGTTGTGTCAAGACCGTCGTGGTGAGTATCTGGGTATGGAATATATTGAAGATACAAGAACCCAGCTTATGTATGAATTGCCTTTAAACGAAATCATCTATGATTTCTTTGATGCTTTAAAATCTAGAACCAGAGGTTATGCATCTTTTGACTATGAATTGATTGGTTACAAAGAATCAAATCTGGTTAAGCTGGATATATTACTCAACAAAGAAGTAGTTGATGCACTTTCTTTCATTGTCCATGAGGATAAGGCTTATGAAAGAGGGAAAAAGATTGCCGAAAAACTTAAAGATGAGATACCAAGACACCAATTTGAGATACCGATACAAGCAGCCATAGGGAATAAAGTTATTGCAAGATCTACGATTAAAGCAATGCGTAAAGATGTCCTTGCTAAATGCTATGGTGGTGATATCTCTAGAAAAAGGAAACTATTAGAAAAGCAAAAAGCCGGTAAGAAAAGAATGCGTCAAGTAGGTAACGTAGAAGTGCCTCAAGATGCGTTTATGAGTATTTTAAAGCTGGATGAATAAGGTGCTAGTATGGAAGTAATGGGTCTATATATTCATATACCGTTTTGTGTAAAAAAATGTGACTATTGTGATTTTCTGTCCTTTGATCATTCAGAATTCATATTACGTGATGCCTATGTAGATGCCTTAGTTGTTGAAATCTTAGGGATGAAAAGCCAAAATCTAAATAATAAGCTTTCAACTATTTATATGGGCGGTGGCACGCCCTCGATTTTATCAGCAGAACAATTTAGCAGAATTATGAAAGCGGTCTTTGATGTATTTGAGTGGACAGAAGATGGAGAATTCACCATTGAGGTAAATCCTGGTATGGTGGATGCACTTAAAGTTAGAGCTTACTTAGATGCAGGCGTTAATCGTGTGAGTATGGGACTACAATCAGATGAAGAACAAATGCTAAAGACACTTGGTAGAATTCATGATTACCAGGTTTTTTTAGAAACCTATCAAATGATGCGCGCTATGGGTATTGAAAATATAAGCTTGGATCTTATGTTTGGACTTCCCGGCCAAACATTCAAATCATTTAAAGCAACTTTGGAAAAAACAATAAAATTAGAGCCTGAACACCTATCCATATATGGTTTAATCATTGAGCCTGGGACGGTTTTTGAAAGTCAAAATAAAAAAGGTCTTTTAGATCTGCCGGATGAAGATGAGGAACGCCGGATGTATTGGTGGGCCCATGATTTTTTAGAAAGCAAAGGCTATGAGCATTACGAGATCTCAAGCTATGGTAAACCGGGTAGAATAGGCAGACATAATCAGTCTTATTGGACGCTAGCGCCTTATCTGGGCGTTGGACTTGGAGCAGCTTCTTATCTAAATCTTAACCGCTACAAAAATATCGAAAATCTAAAAATCTATATATCAAAAAGTCATGAACTTGATGAGATACGTGAGCTAGAACAAACAGGGAACGCGATCAATCGATTGGAAGAATATTTTTTTCTGGGATTAAGGCAATTAAAAGGTATCAGTCTTGTAAAGGTTTATGAAGATTTTGAAGAAGAGCTCATAGCGCCCTATAGACCGATTATAAAACAATTAGTAGAAGAAGAGATGCTTGTTGAGAGCGACGGATGGATCCGACTTACGAGAAGAGGCTTGGATCTTAGCAACTATGTGTTGGCACAGTTTATAAACTTTTAATAGTTTTTTATGGATTACATATTGACAAACCCATGAAAAAATAATATTATTAACTCAGATGTTAGCACTCCACACAAATGAGTGCTGACAATGCGAGAGGTGATGATGGCATGGAACTCAACGAACGAAAACTTAAAATACTCGAGGCAATCATTTCTAATTACTTAGATACAGCTGAACCGGTGGGATCAAGAACCATCTCTAAGAATTACGATTTGGGTATATCCCCGGCAACTATAAGAAATGAGATGTCCGACTTAGAAGAACTTGGATTCATCATGCAACCCCACACATCAGCAGGACGCATTCCGTCAGACAAGGGATACCGTCTCTATGTGGATATGATTTTGAGTGCCAAATATGACAGTCCAAAGCATTTATCCTATGTGGAAGCTTTACTAAGTAAAGCAGGACGTATTGAAACCCTCTTACAAGATATCGTTGCTGTATTAGCAAAAGAGACTAATCTTACTGCCATTGTTTCTACGCCTCAATATTCCAAATGCAAAATCAAGAACATCCAATTGATTGAACTGGAAGCACAGAAAGTCTTAGCGGTCATCGTTACCGATGGTAATATGGCCAATAACTATGTACTGGAAATCAATGAAGATATGGATCAACCGATGCTTAATAAGCTTTCATTTATCTTGAATAATCAGCTTCATGGACTTGATGTTGAGGAAATCAATCTACCGCTTATTGAAAAAATTAAAGCCTTTGCAGGTAACCAGGATGAAATAATTGGTAAAGTATTGGAAGTCGTGTTTCAAGCCGTTCATAACAATGATGACACACAAATCTACACATCCGGTGCCATTAATATGCTAAGGCTTCCGGAATTTAGTGATCTTGAGAAAGCAACATCGATTATGGAAACTTTGGATAAGAAGGATTATATCCGACAGTTACTACTAAATGATTTTGATGGTGAAAGCATTGAAACAGATGGTGTAAAAATTAAGATTGGTTCAGAAAATAATAACGAGAATATGAAGGATTGTAGCTTGATTACAACAACTTATCATATCGGTGGCAAGCCACTGGGTGTGATTGGATTGATTGGCCCGAGGAGAATGGATTACCAAAGTGCCATATTTTCTCTGAAGTGCTTAATTAAAGAAATAGAAAAAAGGATGAATGATTCATAGTCATCTTAAGAAAGGATGTATCGTTTTGAAAAATGATAAGAATAAGAAAGACGAAGAAGTCTTGTCAGAGGAAAGCTTAGACGTGACTTCTGATAAGGGGCCAGATCTAGAAGATGCAATGGATCAAGTGGAGGATGTGGAAGTTGTAGCAGAAACGGAAACAGAAACCATAGAGGTGGTATCTCTTGAAAAGCAACTGGAACAAAAGGAAGCAGAATTAAAAGAACAAGTCGATCGTCATCATAGAACGCTGGCAGAATTTGATAATTTTAGAAAAAGAACCTTGAAGGAAAAGGACCTGATGTATGAAAAAGGTGCTAAGGAAATACTTGAGGTCTTATTGCCCATCGTTGATAATTTTGAACGGGCATTTGATGCAGTGACGGATGATCATAAGGAAGATTCCTTTGTGAAAGGTATTAGCATGATTTACAAGCAACTGGTTGCAGCACTTAAGGAAATGGGCGTTGAAGAAATTGAAGCTTTAGATCAGGTTTTTGACCCACACTTGCATCATGCTGTACAGCATGAAACTTCAGATGATCATGACGAAAGCATTGTGGCAGCCGTTTACCAAAAAGGTTATAAGTATAAAGACTCTGTACTAAGATACAGTATGGTCAAAGTCGTTAATTAAGGTTAATGTATCAACACTACTTAGTTGAACTTACAAATAGAATATATAAATTACGAACGCATCAACGTAATAAAACAACAACGATCATGGGCAATATTAATATAAATAACAAGGAGGCATTACAATGGGTAAAATAATAGGAATAGATTTAGGAACAACGAATTCATGTGTAGCAGTAATGGAAGGCGGTAAGCCAGTCGTTATAGCAAATGCAGAAGGTTCAAGAACAACCCCTTCTGTTGTAGCGTTTACAAAAACCGGTGAAAGAGTCGTGGGCGAACCAGCAAAAAGACAAGCCATCACCAACCCAGATAAAACCATCATATCCATCAAAAGAGAGATGGGAACAGATCACAAAGTATCAATAGACGATAAAAAATACTCACCACAAGAAATTTCTGCTATGATCTTACAAAAACTTAAGGCAGATGCAGAAGCATATCTTGGTGAATCTGTAACAGAGGCGGTTATTACCGTACCTGCTTACTTTAATGACAGTCAAAGACAAGCAACAAAAGATGCAGGGAAAATCGCCGGACTTGATGTAAAGAGAATTATCAATGAACCTACAGCAGCAGCACTTGCTTATGGTCTTGACAATGAACATGAACAAAAAATTATGGTATTTGACTTAGGTGGCGGTACTTTTGACGTTTCATTGATAGAAATCGGTGATGGTGTCCTAGAAGTTCTAGCAACAAGTGGTAACAACCATCTTGGTGGTGATGACTTTGATGCTCGCGTTATTAAGTATCTCGTATCTGAATTCAAAAATGCAGAAGGCGTCGATTTATCCAATGATAAAATGGCGATGCAACGATTAAAAGAAGCAGCTGAAAAGGCTAAAATTGAGCTTTCCTCCAGTACAACTTCCAATATCAACCTACCATTTATTACAGCAACACAAGAAGGTCCTAAGCATTTGGACGTGACTTTAACCAGAGCAAAATTCGATGAACTCACCGATGATTTGGTGAAATCCACATTAGGCCCTGTTAAGCAAGCATTAAAAGATGCAGGTATTGATGTAGGAGAATTAGATAAGATTCTATTGGTTGGTGGTTCAACAAGAGTGCCAGCTGTTCAGGAAGCTGTTAAGAGCCTTACAGGTAAAGACGCTTTTAAAGGCATTAACCCGGATGAATGTGTAGCGGTTGGTGCCGGTATACAAGGTGGTAAGCTTTCAGGAGATGCAGGTGCTGGTAATATTCTCTTACTGGATGTTACACCATTGTCTCTTGGTATCGAAACACTTGGTGGTGTTGCTACCAAACTGATTGAAAGAAATACAACCATACCAACAAAGAAAAGCCAAGTTTTCTCCACTGCTGAAGACAATCAACCTGCCGTTGATATTCACGTCGTACAAGGAGAAAGAGAATTTGCGCGTGATAACAAAACACTTGGTAACTTTAAGCTTGATGGCATACCAGCAGCCAGACGTGGTGTACCACAGATTGAAGTAACATTTGATATTGATGCGAATGGTATTGTAAAAGTATTGGCCAAAGATTTGGGTACAGGTAAAGAACAACACATTACCATTACCGCAAGCACCAATCTTTCAGATGATGAAATCAACCGTGCGGTTGAAGAAGCTAAGGCACATGAAGCACAAGATAAGAAGAAAAAAGAAGCCATTGATACACGTAACGAAGCAGATTCATTGGTATTCCAAACTGAAAAGTCTCTAGAAGAGATCAAAGATCAAATAGATCCAAGTGATAAAGAAAGACTTGAAGCAGAAGTTAAAAAGCTTAAAGATTTACTTGAGAAAACAAAGTCTGAAACTATGAGTGATAGTGATGTAGAAGAAATTAAGGTTGCTAAAGAAGCACTTACAGCCGTATTCCAAGAAGTATCACAGAAGATGTATGAGAAGTCAGCAGCAGCAGGCGCTAACCCAGAAAGTGAACCACAAGGTGAAGCAAATGCAGAAGAAGAATTCATTGATGCGGACTTCAAAGAAGAATAGAACAAGATAGCAAGAAGCATTTCACTAGGACCGTACCAAGCGGTACGGTCCTTATTATTCTTATTATTCCAATTATTATTAATATTCATAGAGGCGGGTTTACATG from Petrocella atlantisensis includes:
- the hemW gene encoding radical SAM family heme chaperone HemW gives rise to the protein MEVMGLYIHIPFCVKKCDYCDFLSFDHSEFILRDAYVDALVVEILGMKSQNLNNKLSTIYMGGGTPSILSAEQFSRIMKAVFDVFEWTEDGEFTIEVNPGMVDALKVRAYLDAGVNRVSMGLQSDEEQMLKTLGRIHDYQVFLETYQMMRAMGIENISLDLMFGLPGQTFKSFKATLEKTIKLEPEHLSIYGLIIEPGTVFESQNKKGLLDLPDEDEERRMYWWAHDFLESKGYEHYEISSYGKPGRIGRHNQSYWTLAPYLGVGLGAASYLNLNRYKNIENLKIYISKSHELDEIRELEQTGNAINRLEEYFFLGLRQLKGISLVKVYEDFEEELIAPYRPIIKQLVEEEMLVESDGWIRLTRRGLDLSNYVLAQFINF
- the lepA gene encoding translation elongation factor 4, encoding MADIEQKNIRNFSIIAHIDHGKSTLADRIIQKTGLLTDREMSEQVLDNMDLERERGITIKAQAVRLVYKANNGEEYVFNLIDTPGHVDFNYEVSRSLAACEGAILVVDAAQGIEAQTLANVYLALEHDLEILPVINKIDLPSADPQRVIQEVEDIIGLEAAHAPLISAKEGVNIEEVLEMIITTIPAPTVVLNQPLRALVFDSKYDPYRGVIIFCRIKDGTVKKGDKIKMMSSGKTFDVIEVGYFGPGVFIPCDELKEGYVGYISAGIKDVQDTRVGDTVTKVSNPAKEALPGYKKVNSMVYCGIYPVDGSKYQDLRDALDKLKLNDAALHFEPETSLALGFGFRCGFLGLLHLEIIQERIEREFNMDIITTAPSVIYKVHKTDGKIIDLANPADMPDLSVVRMMEEPIVKAQIMVPSEYIGSIMELCQDRRGEYLGMEYIEDTRTQLMYELPLNEIIYDFFDALKSRTRGYASFDYELIGYKESNLVKLDILLNKEVVDALSFIVHEDKAYERGKKIAEKLKDEIPRHQFEIPIQAAIGNKVIARSTIKAMRKDVLAKCYGGDISRKRKLLEKQKAGKKRMRQVGNVEVPQDAFMSILKLDE
- the dnaK gene encoding molecular chaperone DnaK, which codes for MGKIIGIDLGTTNSCVAVMEGGKPVVIANAEGSRTTPSVVAFTKTGERVVGEPAKRQAITNPDKTIISIKREMGTDHKVSIDDKKYSPQEISAMILQKLKADAEAYLGESVTEAVITVPAYFNDSQRQATKDAGKIAGLDVKRIINEPTAAALAYGLDNEHEQKIMVFDLGGGTFDVSLIEIGDGVLEVLATSGNNHLGGDDFDARVIKYLVSEFKNAEGVDLSNDKMAMQRLKEAAEKAKIELSSSTTSNINLPFITATQEGPKHLDVTLTRAKFDELTDDLVKSTLGPVKQALKDAGIDVGELDKILLVGGSTRVPAVQEAVKSLTGKDAFKGINPDECVAVGAGIQGGKLSGDAGAGNILLLDVTPLSLGIETLGGVATKLIERNTTIPTKKSQVFSTAEDNQPAVDIHVVQGEREFARDNKTLGNFKLDGIPAARRGVPQIEVTFDIDANGIVKVLAKDLGTGKEQHITITASTNLSDDEINRAVEEAKAHEAQDKKKKEAIDTRNEADSLVFQTEKSLEEIKDQIDPSDKERLEAEVKKLKDLLEKTKSETMSDSDVEEIKVAKEALTAVFQEVSQKMYEKSAAAGANPESEPQGEANAEEEFIDADFKEE
- the hrcA gene encoding heat-inducible transcriptional repressor HrcA — translated: MELNERKLKILEAIISNYLDTAEPVGSRTISKNYDLGISPATIRNEMSDLEELGFIMQPHTSAGRIPSDKGYRLYVDMILSAKYDSPKHLSYVEALLSKAGRIETLLQDIVAVLAKETNLTAIVSTPQYSKCKIKNIQLIELEAQKVLAVIVTDGNMANNYVLEINEDMDQPMLNKLSFILNNQLHGLDVEEINLPLIEKIKAFAGNQDEIIGKVLEVVFQAVHNNDDTQIYTSGAINMLRLPEFSDLEKATSIMETLDKKDYIRQLLLNDFDGESIETDGVKIKIGSENNNENMKDCSLITTTYHIGGKPLGVIGLIGPRRMDYQSAIFSLKCLIKEIEKRMNDS
- a CDS encoding YaaA family protein translates to MKIIISPSKTQNYSKIHKSAVHEPLFNKEALYLNQRLKKLSKKSLSHLMGIDNTLLEQTYSNIKDFDIATPNCAISTYTGLVYKQLSLDTYNNEQIEYLEKHLVILSAMYGALKPFDGIKPYRLDMKMPLIRPSLYKYWEKPLAHYFKNETVLIDLSSNEYGKMLPSHKITVKFMEKKDPEYKNIATYSKIARGQLLDLMIKNQITQPHQLKTVSFEGYHYNANLSNERSIVFTRP
- the serS gene encoding serine--tRNA ligase, with the protein product MLDINLIRTNPEVVKKALAKRNYEVDFTGLMNWDKERKEIIGFVEVLKAKRNAASKEVPVLKKEGKDVSSIIEEMSSLKEEIAKADERLKDIDGKIFTFVSTLPNMPADDVVSGDKENNEIIHVFGEKRTYDFKPKDHVELAESLGLIDYERGAKLGGNGFWIYKGTGAILEWALLNFFISEHLKDGYEFILPPHILTYESGFTAGQFPKFEDDVFKLEQENKGYVQFLLPTAETALINFHRGEILSEEDLPKKYFSYTPCYRKEAGSYRSEERGMIRGHQFNKVEMFQFATPDQSEAGLQELVGKAESLVQKLGLHYQLSKLAAGDCSASMIKTYDIEVWIDSMEVYKEVSSASNAGEYQARRGNMKYRKADDKKTAYLHTLNASGLATSRLIPAILEQHQQADGSVIIPEALRPFTGFDVIKPLK
- the grpE gene encoding nucleotide exchange factor GrpE, which gives rise to MKNDKNKKDEEVLSEESLDVTSDKGPDLEDAMDQVEDVEVVAETETETIEVVSLEKQLEQKEAELKEQVDRHHRTLAEFDNFRKRTLKEKDLMYEKGAKEILEVLLPIVDNFERAFDAVTDDHKEDSFVKGISMIYKQLVAALKEMGVEEIEALDQVFDPHLHHAVQHETSDDHDESIVAAVYQKGYKYKDSVLRYSMVKVVN